The sequence CAGATCCTGAACCCCAAGTACAAATCTGAACTTACATTATAACCAGGTACAGTGTATTTAGTCAGTTTTGTAGCCATGGGGATGGAGAGATAGCCTTCACATGGTAAACATTGATAAAAGTAATTTTGTTTCTTCCTATTGTGAACCCTGGAACAAATGAAGATGCACACTCAGAACAGTTTGTTATATCAGATTGTTCTGGGAATTGCATCTCCAGGAGTGTGTCATCGGTCACCAGGTACATGTAAACCTCTGGGAACTGTGGGTAAATAAATGTGTGACAGGTCACGGAAACAcattatgtacaaaatattattagttATTGTACTGGAAATATGCTGGCTATCTCAAAATTTAGTGGCTTCTGTGAAAAAATCACAGTCAGAACATTTGTTATGACAACACATTCTAATCGCATTTAAAAAATCGAAGTGAACatggatttttacattttttgggcTCTTTCTTTCTCCCATTGCAGTATGGGATTGTGCTGGATGCTGGCTCCTCACATACAGCCTTGTACACCTACAGATGGCCAGCGGACAAATTAAATGGCACAGGCGTGGTCGCCCAGCATAGCGAGTGTCATGTCAAAGGTCAAAGGATTTGCTGAAATTCTTTACATTTATAGGCAGAATAATGGTGAAAAGATATTTGCCATACAGATAAACATCTAAACCAAACACAAAAGCACAAATATGCATGTTATGTTTCAAGATATTTTAACACAGTTTCAGATGCAAAGACTATACAATATATTTTCAGGCATATGAAACTTTTTCACTCTGTGCTCTTATAAGTTTGTTTAAGATTTTCTCTATTGTTTAGCTACTATTTAAGTTTTTTgtataatagtaaataaataaatatgtgtcTTGTGTTTCTTTGGTGCAGGAGGAGGAATCTCAGCTTATGCTGGTCAGCGGGGTGCAGCAGGCCGCAGCCTCGAGGCATGCTTGAAGCAGGCCATGCGGGACATTCCCCCGGATAGACATCACCGCACCCCTGTATATCTGGGAGCTACTGCTGGCATGAGACTTCTGGAGTTAGTGTGTTTTTTCTTCTTATGTTGCTACATgatgttttgaatgtttttatgcatacataaaaataaagtttttaaagaaaacttcTTTTCTGGATGTCAAAACTAAAGGTAATTTTgctgcactctaaaaaacactgggttaaaaacaactcaattgTTGGGTAAATATAGGAAAGAACACATGTTGGATTAATTTTACCCAGCAAACTGGGTTgtttatttaacccagcattggGTTGATTCATTTATAATACTAGCTTATGTTTTCTTcatacattaattaatgtttacggattaacttaaatcctctttttttaaatagtccACGCTGCCACTGGTTTGCGTGATAATTCCTTTATTTGCGATCATATTTAATAGTAGGCTatagcatatattttatatcgttttaatacatattgcctacatttaagttcatttaacaaatattagaagtaaaaaaaaataaacatttagaagAAATTCAAGAGTAATCGACCAGTCTCTGTTGTCCTGTTTCCACCGTAACGGCGCTGGATCTCGTGCCGGAGATGGCTCGCGTTCGGCGGGGAAACTGCTAACTTCAGACCGCCGCTTGCGTTTCACTCGTAGCCGAAAAATGCTGTGACTGGCTCCATAACCTGTCCATAACAATCAGCGTGCAGTTCTGGcaacatattttaacatcctaagtatttatattctgtatctttttgaataaaatcaaaaaAGTATGCAAGGTATCAGGCGTTTCCATCACGGGAAAGGAAAGGACCGATGCGACACACGTTTAGGTGATTCACAGAGTGGCCCTGTATGttgctttgcataaaattaaatgatataCAGAAGAATAACgcttttttagataaaataaaacatacacaaTCCTGGATTTTACCGAAGACATTCACCAAATTTTCTCTGCTGAAGAGGTCGCAAAAAGGCCGCGATAAATAATTTAACCCCTAGGCCTAGGTTattattacgtctgacccaggatctgggtaaaacaaaaaccacccaaacactgggttgttacgtctgacccaggatctgggtaaaaaaaacaccacccaaacactgggttattatgtCTGActcaggagctgggtaacacaaaatctacccaaacactgggttgttacatctgacccagcatctgtgtaaaacaaaaatcacccaaacactgggttattaggtctgacccaggatctgggtaaaacaaaaaccgcccaaacactgggttgttaagtctgacccaggatctgggtaaaacaaaaaccacccaaacactgggttattatgtCTGActcaggagctgggtaacacaaaatctacccgaacactgggttgttacatctgacccagcatctgtgtaaaacaaaaatcacccaaacactgggttattaggtctgacccaggatctgggtaaaacaaaaaccgcccaaacactgggttgttaagtctgacccaggatctgggtaaaacaaaaaccacccaaacactgggttgttacgtctgacccaggatctgggtaaaacaaaaaccacccaaacactgggttgttacgtctgacccatgatctgggtaaaacaaacaccacccaaacactgggttattatgtCTGActcaggagctgggtaacacaaaatctacccaaacactgggttggtacatctgacccaggatctgtgtaaaacaaaaaccacccaaacactgggttattaggtctgacccaggatctgggtaaaacaacaaccacccaaacactgggttgttacgtctgacccaggatctgggtaaaacaaaaaccacccaaacactgggttattatgtCTGATCCAGGAGctaggtaacacaaaaaccaccaaAACACTGGGtggttacatctgacccagcatctgtgtaaaacaaaaaccacccaaacactgggttattatgtCTGACCCTGTGTAAAACAAAAACCAACCAAACACTGGAttattatgtctgacccaggagctgggtaacacaaaaactacccaaacactgggttgttacgtctgacccaggatctgggtaaaacaaaaaccacccaaacattgggttgttacgtctgacccaggatctgggtaaaacaaacaccacccaaacactgggttattatgtCTGActcaggagctgggtaacacaaaatctacccaaacactgggttggtacatctgacccaggatctgtgtaaaacaaaaaccacccaaacactgggttattaggtctgacccaggatctgggtaaaacaaaaaccacCAAAACACTGGGtggttacatctgacccagcatctgtgtaaaacaaaaaccaaccaaacactgggttattaggtctgacccaggatctgggtaacacaaaaaccaccaaAACACTGGGtggttacatctgacccagcatctgtgtaaaacaaaaaccacccaaacactgggttattatgtCTGACCCTGTGTAAAACAAAAACCAACCAAACACTGGAttattatgtctgacccaggagctgggtaacacaaaaactacccaaacactggaaaTTAAAAACCCAAAGAAATGACCCAAAAAGCTCAATGCAGGACTTGGGTagaaaactaaaaaatattttttagaatgtgaaataatatacatttttcaggaaGATTAATAGTAATATTTCGAGATATTTGAGAGGCTGCTCACTGCAGAGCCATGGGTGGAGCGTGAAGTCCACCTTCCTCTCTTGGAtgtaatgctgcgttcacgccacctcgtatttaccggaatcttgaaaaatgacaacacgtgacattatattcggagctgttcacatccttttggtccttggactgggaattatgcgtttccatcaacgcctaaatgaatctacagtggtcaggtggtacagcggccacgtggtacatctgggagctttcagaaaactcccagcttacaagctgtaattacaaaCTCTACAAGGAcatgaacgctttttacaagctagaattgctaggaattacgaggccgcgtgaatgAACCTTAATTTGGGTGTAATGGGTGAAGCTAAGATCAAACCACACCCTAAATCTACTCATAACTCTATCCCTCCACCCATTAGATCCACAGAGGTGGTGCTGGACTAGGTCAAGCTCAACCCTTGATGTCCAGAGAAATGGATTTCATTTGGCTCTGaaatatttcaatataatttCAGACACAAAGCTTCAGTAAAATGTGAAGGGTAAAGTCTGATTTATCTACAATATATACTCTtccatataaaacatttttcagatctattctgccaagaccaaacatattaatattgtcatatccattacaaTGCCAAACACTCAAGAGAGTTGACATGACAGAAATGTAGTGGCTTAAGTAtcaaaaacatttcaatttAGACTATGTTTTGGctgtaaatatttatatgtaataattATGTGGTCTGccaaatgacttttttcacTGTCTTTTACTTTCTCCAGAATTACCAATCCTGATAGAGCATCTCAGGTTCTTCAAGAAGTCGAACAAAAAATCAAATCCTTTCCATTCAGCTTTCGAGGAGCAGTAATTTTGAGTGGTCAAGAAGAGGGGGTTTACGGTTGGGTCACTGTGAACTACCTCCTTGAAAACTTCATAAAGGTACTTTAATATTGTTAGAGTATGATCTTTTCTTGTCAGTGAAACAGACCATATGAATTATActtaaaggtgtcctagaacattctttcacaagatgtaatataagtctaaggtgtcccctgaatgtgtctgtgaagtttcagctcaaaataccccatagatttatatgcctattttggggcatcatttaatatgcgccgattcaggctgcgcccctttaaatctcgcgctccctgtcccccgagctctcgactctaaatcagtacataaacaaagttcacacagctaatgtaaccctcaaaatggatctttacaaaatgttcgtcatgcatgctgcatgcatgcttcggatcatgtgatgatagtatttatttgaatgtttatatttgattctgaatgagtttgaggctatgctctgtggctaaagctaacattacacactgttggagaggtttataaagaatgaagttgtttatgcattatacagactgcaagtgtttaaaaatgagacagtcttgtctccgtgaatacaataagaaacgatggtaactgtAACCACAttaaacagtacattagcaacatactaacgaaacatttagaaagacaattcacaaatatcactaaaaatatcatgatatgttgttcttgcttgcttacctagtctgatgattcagctgtgcacatccagatgtacTGTcgttgtctaatgccttgaacatgagctggcatatgcaaatattggcggcgtacatattaatgatcccgactgttacgtaacagtcggtgttatgttgagattcgcctgaggtcttttaaacaaatgagatttaaataagaaggaggaaacaatggtgtttgagactcactgtatgtcacttccatgtactgaactcttgttatttaactatgccgaggtaaattcagtttttgattctagggcacctttaagctttGTCACTACTTTTTATTACagacttttaaatattaagccAGTGTTTTGATTTATGGTATTCTTGCTAGTTTCTTAACTGCTTGGGCCATCTAGTGGCcattttctgtctttttctgCTCATTTCCACACTATGTAGTATGGCTATGTGGGCCGGTGGCTTAACCCTGGCAGAAAGACAGTCGGAGCGCTGGATTTAGGTGGGGCGTCCACACAGATCACCTTTGAGACTCCCGAGACAGTTGAAAATGAAAGAAACCATATGACTTTGCGTCTCTACGGGCAAGAGTATTCCCTCTACACACATAGTTACCTGTGTTATGGTAAAGAAGAGGCTCTGCGCATGATCCTGGCCTACCTGGTTACAGTATGATGCATCACAAACCAAATGAttctgcaatatatatatatatatgtatgtagaCACCATTTTGTATATTGGTGATAgactttttaggattctttttGTCCTGTGAATAAATCAATTTACATAGTATGTGTTAATTTCAGTCACAGGGTAATACTAGCAAAGTGTACCATCCCTGCTACCCATCTGACTTCACTGACGTCTTCAAGCTTGAGGAAGTGTTTGACTCGCCTTGTGTAGCGTCAAGGAGACCCAAAACCTACGATCCTCATTCGTGGATCAGAGTGCAAGGCACCGGGGACTACCAAAGTTGCACTGGCAACACTTCTGAAATATTTTCCTTCCACTTCTGCCCCTTTTCTCAGTGTTCCTTTAATGGAGTTTTCCAGCCCAACATCAGCGGGGGCTTCATGGTGAGGGGCCCAGAAATGGCCAAAATGGATCATATGAGTAGCATGAATAGCGTCTTAtgcatttctctttctttcaggcCTTCTCTGCCTATTTCTTCACTCACAGTTATCTCCAGCAAAGTACAGGGATAAAGATTAGCACCTCTGCTCAGCTAGAGGAGGCTACACAGGCTGTGTGCAGTATGACCATAGAAGAGGTATaatttgtgagtgtgtgtgcatgtgtctgAGAGTGAGAATAGCAATTTGCCAATAAATCACATAATGTCCACATCACacttaaataaaaagaaaaagaaacagttatatatttattttgcattattctCATGACATCCCCAAATCATATTgtgtctgcatttatttatttagttaatttattttcaacccgaattctggaaatgttgcgacgttttttaaatttgaataaaatgaaaactaaaagactttcaaatcacatgagccaatattttattaacaatagaacatagataacataaatgtttaaacagagacattttacacttttatccactaaatgagctaatttcaaatttgatgcctgctacagctctcaaaaaagttggcacagaggcaaaaatggctgaaaaagcaggaaattttgaaaagattcagctgggagaacat comes from Chanodichthys erythropterus isolate Z2021 chromosome 22, ASM2448905v1, whole genome shotgun sequence and encodes:
- the entpd2b gene encoding ectonucleoside triphosphate diphosphohydrolase 2, with translation MDKLFVKFVASGTLLLFGIVSILLLTVPIHELREPPQYMYGIVLDAGSSHTALYTYRWPADKLNGTGVVAQHSECHVKGGGISAYAGQRGAAGRSLEACLKQAMRDIPPDRHHRTPVYLGATAGMRLLEITNPDRASQVLQEVEQKIKSFPFSFRGAVILSGQEEGVYGWVTVNYLLENFIKYGYVGRWLNPGRKTVGALDLGGASTQITFETPETVENERNHMTLRLYGQEYSLYTHSYLCYGKEEALRMILAYLVTSQGNTSKVYHPCYPSDFTDVFKLEEVFDSPCVASRRPKTYDPHSWIRVQGTGDYQSCTGNTSEIFSFHFCPFSQCSFNGVFQPNISGGFMAFSAYFFTHSYLQQSTGIKISTSAQLEEATQAVCSMTIEEMTRKSPHLKKYLKDYCAVAVYIQVLMLRGYSFDEHSFQNVAFQKKAGEASVGWALGYILSVSSLLPEESAGIRKGLCPAAWICLLILLTVLLTANVCYMALLVIRRKRRNGGVS